One part of the Anaerolineales bacterium genome encodes these proteins:
- a CDS encoding HlyC/CorC family transporter has translation MVTTELIVIVILILVNGYFAAAELALVTSRKHRLKIIADQGDKAATEVIKVKERPGHILATVQVGISLVTSLASAYGGASIAPILATWFARVPALQAYAQQLALLLLVLMITYVTLIIGELVPKQLALRNPERMATRLYRPLKWLEKLTSPLVKLLSISTDAILRLLPRSANSPSTSSEEIEQLLQQGRAEGVFQLSEAVFVSGVFEYGDRQAHDVMTSRTEVAALDASLSPREALNQAAERGFSRYPLYEGNLDNVIGYAHIKDLIWGDDTIAIKDLARQVVLVPESATLPDIYKRLTTERSQMAIVLDEHGGTAGLLTLEDVLEVIVGEINDEYQVSRGDINPLGKGTWLVAGATPVDELSDVIGVQIEEDEAYNTAAGLVMALLGRIPNVGEVVQYENLSFTVRQMNKMRIELLLVQRVLPIQQ, from the coding sequence TTGGTAACAACCGAGCTCATTGTTATTGTCATCCTTATCCTAGTGAACGGCTATTTTGCCGCAGCCGAACTGGCCTTGGTCACCTCTCGCAAGCATCGCCTTAAAATCATCGCCGACCAGGGCGACAAAGCTGCAACTGAAGTTATCAAGGTCAAAGAACGCCCTGGCCATATCCTGGCCACGGTGCAGGTGGGCATCAGCCTGGTCACCTCTTTGGCATCGGCATATGGTGGAGCTTCCATCGCGCCGATCCTCGCGACATGGTTTGCACGAGTGCCGGCTTTGCAGGCGTATGCGCAGCAATTGGCCTTGTTGCTGTTGGTGCTGATGATTACGTATGTCACGTTGATTATCGGCGAGCTGGTGCCCAAGCAGCTTGCTTTGCGCAATCCTGAGCGCATGGCCACACGTCTGTATCGCCCGCTGAAGTGGCTGGAAAAACTAACTTCTCCTCTGGTGAAACTGCTGTCCATCTCAACAGACGCCATTCTGCGGCTGTTGCCCCGCAGCGCGAACTCCCCAAGCACAAGCTCAGAAGAGATCGAGCAGCTGCTGCAACAAGGCCGAGCTGAAGGCGTATTCCAACTGAGCGAAGCAGTATTTGTAAGCGGTGTTTTTGAGTACGGTGACCGCCAGGCCCATGATGTGATGACCTCGCGCACAGAAGTTGCCGCGCTTGATGCCTCGCTGAGCCCAAGAGAAGCGCTCAACCAGGCCGCGGAACGCGGTTTCTCCCGCTATCCGTTATATGAAGGCAATCTAGACAACGTAATTGGCTATGCGCATATCAAAGATCTCATCTGGGGGGACGATACCATTGCGATCAAGGACCTTGCGCGGCAAGTGGTATTGGTGCCAGAAAGTGCTACTCTGCCTGATATCTATAAGCGCCTGACCACCGAGCGTTCGCAAATGGCAATCGTGCTCGATGAACATGGAGGCACTGCGGGTTTACTAACTCTGGAAGATGTGCTCGAAGTTATAGTTGGCGAAATCAACGACGAGTACCAAGTCAGCCGCGGCGACATCAACCCGTTGGGTAAAGGGACCTGGTTGGTAGCAGGCGCTACACCAGTGGACGAGCTCAGTGATGTGATTGGCGTGCAGATCGAAGAAGACGAAGCCTACAACACGGCCGCCGGTCTAGTGATGGCCCTGCTTGGCCGGATTCCTAATGTGGGCGAAGTAGTGCAATACGAGAACCTCAGCTTCACCGTGCGCCAAATGAACAAAATGCGGATCGAGCTGTTGCTTGTCCAGCGCGTGCTGCCAATTCAGCAATAA
- a CDS encoding sugar ABC transporter permease produces MSERIPNIMRQGRIAPWLYLAPALIIILVYIVYPAFNTFYLSLLDKDSLNWASSACVQGRPCWGIFENYRYALTSELDTTSAATIWRTFWISSFGNNLKWILGLVTGAVALGLLMAVLSDKVKYESLAKSVIFLPMAISFVGAGVIWKFVYHFGTDNTQIGLLNAIVRGLGGEPISFMTRIPLNTFMLIVVGIWMWAGFCMVILSAAIKSVPSELLEAARMDGATEWTAFWKITVPVILPTIVVVITTMVINTLKIFDVVFVMTGGNYSTDVIANRMYAEMYVNQQTGRGTAVAMVLVLAIIPFMYLNIKRFREQEAMR; encoded by the coding sequence GTGAGTGAGCGCATTCCCAACATCATGCGGCAAGGCCGCATAGCGCCATGGTTGTATCTGGCGCCAGCTCTTATCATTATTCTGGTTTACATTGTTTATCCAGCGTTCAATACTTTCTACCTCAGCCTGCTGGACAAAGATTCGCTGAACTGGGCATCCAGCGCCTGTGTACAGGGCCGCCCCTGCTGGGGCATTTTTGAGAACTATCGCTACGCCTTGACCAGCGAATTAGATACGACCAGTGCCGCCACGATATGGCGTACGTTCTGGATCTCATCCTTTGGCAATAATCTCAAATGGATCCTTGGCCTCGTCACCGGCGCAGTTGCGCTTGGCCTGCTGATGGCCGTGCTCTCGGACAAGGTGAAGTACGAGTCATTGGCCAAATCGGTCATTTTCCTGCCAATGGCGATCTCGTTCGTGGGCGCGGGCGTGATCTGGAAGTTCGTCTACCACTTCGGCACCGACAATACCCAGATCGGGCTGCTGAATGCGATCGTGCGCGGGCTGGGCGGCGAACCCATCTCGTTCATGACGCGCATCCCGCTCAACACCTTCATGCTGATCGTTGTAGGCATCTGGATGTGGGCGGGCTTCTGCATGGTCATCCTCTCGGCAGCCATCAAGAGCGTGCCGTCCGAACTGCTGGAAGCCGCCCGCATGGACGGCGCCACCGAGTGGACCGCCTTCTGGAAGATCACGGTCCCCGTCATCCTGCCGACCATCGTAGTGGTCATCACTACGATGGTGATCAATACGCTCAAGATCTTTGACGTCGTATTCGTGATGACCGGCGGCAACTACAGCACGGATGTGATCGCCAACCGCATGTATGCAGAGATGTACGTCAACCAGCAAACCGGGCGCGGCACCGCCGTGGCGATGGTGCTGGTTCTGGCGATTATTCCCTTTATGTATCTCAACATCAAACGCTTCAGAGAACAGGAGGCTATGCGCTAG
- a CDS encoding GGDEF domain-containing protein: MRIAISVYLYKTKNFHDNSTSPTQVSFSGLMENLLNARHTQGGRLRKWLVAVLVLLLYLPVVPILYGYVGTVGLAVGLVPCIFWGIWLGPYPGAFTAFMLAVPHYLILLDLGQSMHPQARLELVATHIVMATVTYFLANGFHLRNKLAAQLAESEIARARFRGLFDRTTDMVFITDLDLIILDVNDEALLLLGYKRKELINASYRKVVVPEEQDDLTTRVTNAVSNRARLPIYERTYLTKEGQRIPAEVDAGVFSNSQGIPLHYQAIGRDIRVRKATEVELYHKATHDELTGLYNRSMFPEALWRALERAKRSNRKLAVLFVDLDGFKKVNDMHGHAMGDLLLKAVAKRLRETLRTTDTLARLGGDEFGIILEDLIVRNEAQKVATAIEATLSQPFIISKQPVQIGASCGVAVFPDDETDPDKLVSLADMKMYKLKGKKYANKAARA, translated from the coding sequence ATGCGCATAGCCATATCAGTTTATCTGTACAAAACAAAGAATTTTCACGATAATAGCACAAGCCCTACCCAAGTTAGTTTTTCTGGTCTGATGGAAAACTTATTAAACGCTAGACATACACAGGGGGGGCGGCTACGCAAGTGGTTGGTAGCTGTATTGGTATTACTTCTCTATCTTCCCGTTGTTCCAATCTTGTATGGCTATGTCGGTACAGTAGGCCTGGCAGTGGGGCTGGTGCCCTGTATTTTTTGGGGTATTTGGCTTGGCCCATACCCTGGTGCATTTACCGCGTTCATGCTCGCCGTGCCTCACTACCTGATTTTGCTGGATCTGGGCCAGTCAATGCATCCCCAGGCGCGGTTGGAATTGGTGGCTACCCATATCGTCATGGCCACGGTCACCTACTTTCTTGCCAACGGATTCCATCTCCGTAACAAACTCGCGGCACAACTGGCCGAATCCGAGATTGCTAGGGCGCGCTTTAGAGGCTTGTTTGACCGAACCACGGATATGGTTTTCATTACGGATCTGGATCTCATCATCCTGGATGTGAATGATGAAGCCCTTCTCCTGCTGGGATATAAACGTAAAGAGCTCATTAACGCCTCATACCGCAAAGTAGTTGTGCCAGAAGAGCAAGACGACCTCACCACCCGGGTGACCAATGCCGTTAGCAACAGGGCGCGTCTGCCAATCTATGAGCGCACTTACCTCACGAAAGAGGGGCAGCGCATTCCAGCTGAGGTTGACGCGGGCGTGTTTTCCAATAGCCAAGGAATTCCCTTGCATTACCAGGCCATTGGACGAGATATCCGTGTTCGCAAGGCCACGGAAGTGGAGCTATATCACAAGGCCACTCACGATGAGTTGACCGGGCTCTACAACCGCTCCATGTTTCCAGAGGCTTTGTGGCGTGCGCTCGAACGCGCCAAACGAAGCAATCGAAAGCTGGCGGTGCTTTTTGTTGATCTTGACGGCTTCAAGAAAGTCAACGACATGCATGGCCATGCCATGGGTGATCTATTGTTAAAAGCGGTTGCCAAACGGCTTCGCGAAACACTTCGCACTACTGACACTCTGGCGCGCCTGGGTGGCGATGAATTCGGCATTATTTTGGAAGACTTGATCGTGCGCAACGAAGCACAAAAAGTGGCTACTGCGATCGAAGCCACACTAAGCCAGCCATTCATCATTAGCAAGCAACCAGTGCAGATCGGGGCCAGCTGCGGTGTGGCCGTTTTCCCCGACGACGAAACTGACCCTGACAAACTGGTGAGCCTGGCGGACATGAAAATGTACAAGCTCAAAGGTAAAAAGTATGCCAATAAGGCAGCCAGGGCTTAG
- a CDS encoding carbohydrate ABC transporter permease, translating into MSERMKRFLASLPLHVIVIGMVVLWLLPTLGLLVTSFRPVQDANTSGWWTAFSAPKAGAEYTEFCAGCHGPEGDAIPSADFSDPEYVALFRRSVQLAATFNNTLPDGSIHVPEDERPTTQQLADILTQIRGFAGVEERPRFTLNNYVDALVGYRGRTSYAEDCAAGTQSTDLTCDFATDLGNSRGMARAFVNTLIVTIPATILPLIFAALAAYAFSWLHFPGRMWLFALLVGLQIVPLQMTLVPISKLYQQLGLGSTFLGVWLFHTGFGLPYAIFLMRNFIGSLPRDLFESAYLDGASHWTAFTRLALPLSLPALASLAIFQFLWVWNDLLVALVFLSGRQPVLTYQINGLVQSLGGGWHLLTASAFLSMLLPMIVFFGFQRFFVRGLLAGAVKG; encoded by the coding sequence ATGAGCGAACGCATGAAACGCTTCCTGGCCAGCCTGCCCTTGCATGTCATTGTGATCGGCATGGTGGTGCTCTGGCTGCTGCCCACCCTTGGCCTGCTGGTCACCTCATTCCGCCCTGTGCAAGACGCCAACACCAGCGGGTGGTGGACCGCATTCTCGGCCCCCAAGGCTGGCGCCGAGTACACGGAATTCTGCGCCGGCTGCCATGGGCCAGAAGGCGACGCGATTCCGAGCGCGGATTTTAGCGATCCGGAGTACGTGGCGCTGTTTCGCCGCTCGGTGCAGCTGGCCGCCACCTTCAACAACACGTTGCCGGATGGCAGCATCCATGTGCCCGAGGACGAGCGCCCCACTACACAACAGCTCGCCGACATCTTGACCCAGATACGCGGCTTTGCCGGCGTGGAAGAGCGCCCGCGCTTCACCTTGAACAACTATGTGGATGCGCTGGTGGGCTACCGCGGGCGCACCAGCTATGCTGAGGACTGCGCTGCAGGCACACAATCCACCGATCTGACCTGCGATTTCGCAACCGACCTGGGCAACAGCCGTGGCATGGCTCGGGCTTTCGTCAATACGCTCATCGTCACCATCCCGGCCACCATCTTGCCGCTGATCTTCGCCGCCCTAGCAGCCTATGCCTTCTCGTGGCTGCATTTCCCCGGGCGCATGTGGCTGTTCGCGTTGCTGGTTGGTCTGCAGATCGTGCCACTTCAGATGACCCTGGTGCCGATATCCAAGCTGTATCAGCAACTTGGGCTCGGTAGCACCTTCCTGGGCGTGTGGCTATTCCACACGGGCTTTGGCCTGCCGTATGCCATCTTCCTGATGCGCAACTTCATCGGCTCGCTGCCGCGCGATCTGTTCGAGTCCGCCTACCTGGACGGCGCAAGCCACTGGACTGCCTTCACACGCCTGGCGCTGCCGCTTTCGCTGCCGGCGTTGGCATCATTGGCTATTTTCCAGTTTCTGTGGGTATGGAACGATCTGCTGGTAGCGCTAGTGTTCCTCTCTGGCCGCCAGCCGGTGCTGACCTACCAGATCAACGGGCTTGTGCAATCCCTGGGCGGCGGCTGGCACTTGCTGACCGCCTCGGCCTTCCTCTCAATGCTGCTGCCGATGATCGTCTTCTTCGGCTTCCAGCGCTTCTTCGTGCGCGGCCTGCTGGCCGGCGCGGTCAAGGGATAG
- a CDS encoding TerC family protein: protein MDLLATPEAWIALLTLTALEIVLGIDNLVFISILAAKLPKEQQHRAERIGLGLAMFMRIALLLSINWIIGLTAPLFTIAGFTISGRDLILLAGGLFLIAKSTFEIHDKLEGEEEHKTAKGGRGVTFSSVVIQILLLDAVFSIDSVITAVGMADSIYVMITAVVLAVITMVLTVGFISDFVQRHPTVKILALSFLILIGFSLVVEGLHQHIPKGYIYFAMGFSIFVEFLNLRLRSRKQKPVQLRATPTPVKTGKKKKTA from the coding sequence ATGGACTTGCTAGCGACCCCCGAAGCATGGATCGCACTGCTCACCCTGACCGCACTCGAGATCGTGCTGGGCATTGACAATCTGGTTTTCATTTCAATTCTTGCCGCCAAGCTACCCAAAGAACAGCAGCACCGCGCCGAGCGCATCGGCCTGGGCCTGGCTATGTTCATGCGCATCGCCCTGCTGCTTTCCATCAACTGGATCATTGGGCTTACCGCTCCATTGTTCACCATCGCCGGGTTCACCATCTCTGGCCGCGATTTGATTCTGCTGGCCGGCGGTCTGTTCCTGATCGCCAAGAGTACCTTCGAGATCCACGACAAACTGGAAGGCGAAGAGGAGCACAAGACCGCTAAGGGCGGCCGCGGGGTCACATTCTCCAGTGTCGTGATCCAGATCCTACTCCTTGACGCGGTCTTCTCGATCGACTCTGTCATCACTGCCGTTGGCATGGCCGACTCGATCTATGTGATGATCACCGCGGTGGTGCTCGCGGTCATCACCATGGTGCTTACCGTTGGCTTCATTAGCGATTTCGTGCAGCGCCATCCCACCGTCAAAATTCTGGCGCTCTCTTTCCTCATCCTGATCGGCTTCTCTTTGGTAGTTGAAGGCCTGCATCAGCACATTCCAAAGGGTTACATTTACTTCGCCATGGGCTTCTCCATCTTTGTTGAGTTTCTCAATCTGCGTTTGCGCTCACGCAAGCAGAAGCCTGTGCAGCTGCGCGCAACGCCTACACCTGTTAAAACCGGAAAGAAAAAGAAAACCGCCTGA
- a CDS encoding sulfite exporter TauE/SafE family protein: MDQIPQYSLVLLAGVVAGVINTLAGSGSLITLPALIFLGLPANVANGTNRVGVVLQNIVAGATFKRSGSLDLRGAMLLSIPSVIGSIIGAQIAVNLDERLMRQVIGAVMVVMLIVMVLRPERWLQGTLQSLPKSGFTWMQGLSMFVIGLYGGFIQAGVGIFLLAALVLSIGYDLVRANAVKIVVILVFTFSSLLVFANNAQVDWVAGLVLGMGNMIGAGWAARKAVTKGASWVRWVVLATVALSAIYLLVPQETVDAALNSMLSGLVR; encoded by the coding sequence ATGGACCAGATCCCTCAATACTCCCTTGTACTATTGGCTGGTGTGGTGGCCGGTGTGATCAATACATTAGCCGGCAGCGGCTCACTAATAACCCTACCGGCCTTGATCTTCCTTGGCTTGCCTGCCAACGTGGCCAACGGCACCAACCGGGTAGGCGTGGTGCTGCAGAACATCGTGGCCGGCGCCACCTTCAAGCGCAGCGGCTCACTCGATCTGCGCGGGGCCATGTTGCTGAGCATCCCCAGCGTCATCGGCTCCATCATAGGCGCCCAGATCGCCGTCAATCTGGATGAGCGCCTGATGCGCCAAGTGATTGGCGCAGTCATGGTGGTCATGCTGATCGTGATGGTGTTACGCCCCGAACGCTGGCTTCAGGGCACCCTGCAAAGCCTGCCTAAAAGCGGCTTCACCTGGATGCAAGGCCTAAGCATGTTCGTGATCGGTTTGTATGGAGGGTTCATTCAAGCCGGAGTTGGCATCTTCCTGCTGGCGGCACTGGTGCTCTCGATTGGCTACGATCTGGTACGAGCCAATGCCGTCAAGATCGTGGTCATTCTTGTGTTCACCTTCAGCTCGCTGCTGGTCTTCGCCAACAACGCTCAGGTGGACTGGGTGGCTGGACTAGTGCTGGGTATGGGCAACATGATCGGCGCTGGCTGGGCCGCCCGTAAGGCCGTCACCAAGGGCGCCAGCTGGGTGCGCTGGGTGGTGCTAGCTACTGTAGCCCTATCAGCCATCTACCTCCTCGTCCCTCAGGAAACTGTGGACGCGGCTCTTAACAGCATGCTCTCCGGGCTCGTACGTTAG
- a CDS encoding carbohydrate ABC transporter substrate-binding protein: MSKHLKFFLALTVFSLILAACGAGAPAPTEAPAEPTMAPSTDAPDEPMDDMCYGAAPGDEVTILYQWSGAEEESFHAAIAPIVEACGLTIVPESSRDQALLETRIESGDAWDLVFWPTVGPIGSYGDQLVALDSLGADAGNYAPAWMATSGSGWLGVAVKADPKSIVWYSPVNFDAFGYSVPTTWDDFVALADQMVADGNVPFSMGFESGDATGWTASDFIQDILLATQGSAYVNGILDGSIAYNDAGVAAAYEIYSGWATDPAYAVGGAEGSLSTGFLDAIIKPFGDPPEAMMVKQSGFAGGVVADQYPELEFGTDFSFFHFPGADGVQGGADWMMAFADTPAVRAIVAYLTSAEGGAHWAATGFGLSPNSGSAGNYADPINAALADVLAGASAATPDIGDSIQPSFGSAEWRAIVDVVSGASSIDAALAGAAEAQAADQGN; encoded by the coding sequence ATGTCCAAGCATTTGAAGTTTTTTCTTGCACTGACCGTGTTCAGCCTGATCCTGGCTGCCTGCGGCGCCGGTGCGCCCGCCCCCACAGAAGCCCCTGCTGAGCCGACGATGGCCCCCTCCACTGATGCGCCGGACGAGCCTATGGACGACATGTGCTACGGCGCAGCCCCTGGCGATGAGGTCACCATTCTCTACCAATGGTCTGGCGCCGAGGAAGAGAGCTTCCACGCTGCCATTGCCCCGATCGTGGAGGCCTGTGGTTTGACCATCGTCCCCGAGTCTTCACGTGATCAGGCTCTGCTGGAAACCCGCATCGAATCAGGTGACGCATGGGATCTGGTGTTCTGGCCCACCGTTGGCCCGATCGGCTCCTATGGCGACCAACTGGTCGCTCTGGACAGCCTGGGTGCGGATGCAGGCAACTACGCCCCCGCCTGGATGGCCACTTCGGGTAGCGGCTGGCTGGGTGTAGCGGTCAAGGCCGACCCCAAGTCCATCGTGTGGTACAGCCCGGTTAACTTTGACGCGTTTGGCTACAGCGTTCCCACCACGTGGGATGACTTTGTCGCCCTGGCTGACCAGATGGTTGCCGACGGCAATGTTCCGTTCTCCATGGGCTTTGAAAGCGGTGATGCCACCGGCTGGACCGCATCCGACTTCATCCAGGACATTCTGCTGGCCACCCAAGGCAGCGCGTATGTGAATGGCATCCTGGATGGCTCGATCGCCTACAATGACGCCGGGGTTGCCGCTGCGTATGAGATCTACAGCGGCTGGGCGACTGACCCGGCTTACGCCGTTGGCGGCGCCGAGGGCTCGCTGAGCACCGGCTTCCTGGATGCGATCATCAAGCCCTTCGGCGATCCGCCCGAGGCGATGATGGTCAAGCAGTCTGGCTTTGCTGGCGGCGTAGTTGCTGACCAGTACCCCGAGCTTGAATTCGGCACTGACTTCAGCTTCTTCCACTTCCCCGGCGCCGATGGCGTGCAGGGCGGTGCGGACTGGATGATGGCCTTTGCCGACACGCCGGCGGTGCGCGCCATTGTGGCGTACCTGACCAGCGCCGAGGGCGGCGCCCACTGGGCCGCCACTGGCTTTGGCCTGTCCCCCAACAGCGGCTCGGCCGGCAACTATGCTGACCCGATCAACGCTGCTTTGGCTGATGTGCTGGCTGGCGCCAGCGCTGCCACGCCTGACATCGGCGACTCCATCCAGCCCAGCTTCGGCTCGGCTGAGTGGCGCGCCATCGTGGACGTGGTGAGCGGCGCTTCCAGCATTGACGCCGCACTGGCGGGTGCAGCTGAAGCTCAGGCTGCCGACCAGGGCAACTAG
- a CDS encoding tyrosine-type recombinase/integrase gives MPTLTIQDAVERYLDSVKLARSHNTLLTYKKSMQAFLDCMRAEGLAADAPLSTLNEDAVAHFAAYSKNKSPATERLRLQAAAGFYEFLAAERLAEPNLPRVRMLIRQRGRRPGPRLPQFPREAIEQMLDYADTLDRLPAKDEIEALRNKRDKAFILTLGETGLRVHEACKLTRGDMQMQEGKAIVIGKGNQEAMVRFSRRAIGAIRSYLQARGSLDSASGRQLGSLPLFARHDKGAGSKKVKAITPSTGRNIIARHVALALGDEAKGTISPHSFRHYFVTAVLRGTGGNLKMAQELARHKNIQVTQRYAHLSDDELDRGYYEVFENSDNRSD, from the coding sequence ATGCCCACCCTGACCATTCAAGATGCTGTGGAACGATATCTGGACAGCGTAAAACTGGCCCGGAGCCATAACACGCTGCTGACCTACAAGAAGTCCATGCAGGCCTTCCTGGATTGTATGCGGGCCGAGGGTCTGGCTGCAGATGCTCCTTTATCTACTCTAAACGAGGATGCGGTGGCCCACTTTGCAGCCTATTCAAAGAATAAGTCACCAGCGACCGAGCGCCTACGCCTGCAGGCTGCGGCTGGCTTCTATGAGTTCCTGGCTGCTGAACGCCTGGCGGAACCCAACTTGCCGCGCGTACGCATGCTGATCCGCCAGCGCGGCCGGCGCCCTGGCCCCCGCCTGCCGCAGTTTCCACGTGAAGCAATAGAACAAATGTTGGACTATGCGGATACGCTTGACCGGTTGCCTGCCAAGGATGAAATTGAGGCACTGCGCAATAAGCGCGACAAAGCTTTCATCCTGACACTTGGCGAGACGGGCTTACGCGTGCATGAGGCGTGCAAGCTGACCCGTGGCGACATGCAGATGCAGGAAGGCAAAGCCATCGTGATCGGCAAAGGCAACCAGGAGGCGATGGTGCGCTTTTCGCGCCGGGCGATCGGCGCCATCCGCAGCTATCTGCAGGCCCGTGGCAGCCTGGACAGCGCCAGCGGCCGCCAGCTGGGCAGCCTGCCCCTCTTTGCCCGCCATGACAAAGGCGCCGGCAGCAAGAAGGTCAAAGCCATCACGCCCAGCACCGGGCGTAATATCATTGCCCGCCATGTGGCCTTGGCGCTGGGAGACGAGGCCAAAGGAACAATCTCGCCACACAGTTTCCGCCATTATTTTGTAACTGCGGTGCTGCGCGGCACTGGCGGCAACCTCAAGATGGCGCAGGAATTGGCGCGCCACAAGAACATCCAGGTCACGCAGCGCTACGCTCATCTAAGTGATGATGAGTTGGACCGTGGCTATTATGAAGTCTTTGAAAATTCGGATAATCGCAGCGACTAG
- a CDS encoding LacI family DNA-binding transcriptional regulator, which yields MTNNRVTSHDVAKAAGVSRATVSVVLNNLSGIAISEATRQRVRDVAKRLNYSPNSAGRKLASGKSNTIGLVLRQSPEQVYADAFLTRVMFGIEQAAMKHGYHVLLKQVDPADPVGYSHLVSENHVDGIILSGPRQDDPDLLRLMQDGVHIMLLGQMPGSLIPFVDIDATRSAEQAVRHLVQLGHTRIAIITNANLSYTSARQRRLGYQNALEQAGLQVDESYVKEGNYTPGSGLAAMNELLTLPTPPTAVFVASDVVALGAMLAAKNAGLRIPQDMAFVGFDDIALAEFYDPPLTTVRLPGYKLGMMACERLLHLLKWGKLDQPGYLFETDLVVRSSSIATS from the coding sequence TTGACCAATAACAGAGTTACCAGCCACGACGTTGCTAAAGCTGCGGGTGTCTCCCGGGCTACTGTTTCTGTTGTGCTTAATAACCTGTCGGGTATCGCCATCAGCGAGGCAACCCGCCAACGAGTGCGCGATGTCGCCAAGCGGCTCAATTACTCACCAAACTCTGCCGGCCGCAAGCTAGCCAGCGGCAAATCCAACACCATTGGCCTGGTGCTGCGCCAGTCACCTGAACAGGTATATGCAGACGCTTTTCTCACACGAGTTATGTTCGGCATAGAGCAAGCCGCGATGAAACATGGATACCACGTGCTACTGAAGCAGGTTGATCCAGCTGACCCGGTTGGCTATAGCCACCTGGTCAGCGAGAACCACGTGGACGGCATCATTCTGTCTGGTCCGCGCCAGGACGACCCTGATCTCTTGCGCCTGATGCAGGATGGCGTGCACATCATGCTGCTGGGCCAGATGCCCGGCAGCCTCATCCCCTTCGTGGATATTGACGCTACGCGCAGTGCGGAGCAGGCAGTACGCCACCTGGTGCAATTGGGCCACACACGCATTGCCATCATCACCAACGCCAACCTGAGCTACACATCTGCCCGGCAGCGCCGCCTTGGCTACCAGAACGCTTTGGAACAAGCCGGGCTGCAAGTGGATGAGAGCTATGTCAAAGAAGGCAATTACACCCCCGGCAGCGGCCTGGCAGCCATGAACGAATTGCTCACCCTGCCCACCCCGCCCACAGCAGTATTCGTGGCAAGCGATGTTGTGGCCCTGGGGGCCATGCTGGCGGCCAAGAACGCCGGCCTGCGCATTCCGCAGGACATGGCATTCGTCGGCTTTGACGACATCGCATTGGCCGAGTTCTACGACCCCCCGCTCACCACCGTGCGCCTGCCGGGCTACAAGCTGGGCATGATGGCGTGTGAGCGTTTACTCCACTTGCTGAAATGGGGCAAATTGGATCAGCCTGGCTATCTATTCGAAACAGACCTCGTCGTTCGTTCATCAAGCATCGCCACGTCATAA
- a CDS encoding 1-acyl-sn-glycerol-3-phosphate acyltransferase, with protein sequence MLKSFKFHFVRTVIVFALRLLTSTRLYNLNNINQAEGGKAIVAANHLGMLDAAYAFRMVNRKDLIMVVAEKYKKYGFFRWLVKTLNLLWLERYEADFGTLKETLRRLNRGGILFIAPEGTRSKTEALQNAKPGVAYLASKSGAPVIPVALWGTEDRVVGQNLKKLKRSEIVLSAGKPFVIPPLPKENRAEFLQAQTDEIMAQIAALLPEKYRGVYADSPRVAELLQSNK encoded by the coding sequence ATGCTGAAGTCGTTCAAGTTTCATTTTGTCCGCACTGTGATCGTGTTTGCATTGCGGCTATTGACTTCAACGCGGCTATATAACCTGAACAACATCAACCAGGCCGAAGGTGGCAAAGCCATAGTGGCTGCCAACCACCTGGGCATGCTGGATGCCGCCTACGCTTTCCGCATGGTAAACCGCAAGGACCTCATCATGGTCGTTGCGGAAAAGTACAAGAAATATGGTTTCTTCCGCTGGCTGGTCAAGACGCTCAATCTCCTATGGCTTGAGCGCTATGAAGCTGATTTCGGGACTCTTAAGGAAACACTACGTCGTTTGAATCGCGGGGGTATCCTGTTCATTGCTCCGGAGGGAACCCGCAGTAAGACTGAAGCGCTGCAGAATGCAAAGCCCGGTGTAGCCTACCTGGCTTCAAAGAGCGGCGCACCCGTAATTCCTGTGGCGCTTTGGGGCACAGAAGACCGCGTGGTTGGCCAGAACCTAAAAAAGCTCAAGCGGTCAGAGATCGTGCTCAGTGCTGGCAAGCCTTTTGTTATTCCTCCCCTGCCGAAAGAGAACCGCGCCGAGTTCCTGCAAGCGCAAACTGATGAGATCATGGCGCAAATTGCCGCCTTACTGCCGGAGAAATACCGCGG